The Vallitalea okinawensis genome window below encodes:
- a CDS encoding extracellular solute-binding protein — translation MKKVLISFLVAILLVSAITGCSDEKDTTKVTTDNENANQDQSENVKVEEGTKSVSIFLPSMTDDNGELVYVLQKAQEVTGIEIIAHSGNTAEYSKLDTSIAAGDIPDAIALTNAFAMETYIETGMLVDLTDLINEHAPNIKAYFDANPEAKTQATWKDGKIYNIPSYNVDESSTSDVFLIREDWMKEYREANNKQDGWMPITLEELEEVFAYWKSVDPNRVCFFDRRDLDSKSHIAGPNILGLVGAHYLFYYDSNGDVQFGAFQEEFKDGLTLLRRWVEAGYIDPDLPGGTKSDLKNKREQLWSAEGSLGGMTYTSSESVLNYGYSMDDAGNKVYYVDGFELTAWEPAAGWVWSTNDEPFAKRGLAITSTAQDPVTAIKFLDFWFTEEGIELKNFGVEGETYEIIDGDKKLKEEFSTPEVFTPMFIRTSEFGLTGDTIISGGEVDPALAAVREINNPYTRVLNDTNWFRTGINTLDTHELAEYTELMSQIRLEIDTLIIGILTGKSTIEKDYDAFVERIYALGYENVEELAIKAWEAYKESYGLEPKDFDIHTPPTR, via the coding sequence ATGAAAAAAGTTCTTATTTCATTCTTAGTAGCAATACTATTGGTATCAGCAATCACAGGATGTTCAGATGAAAAAGACACAACGAAAGTAACAACTGACAATGAAAATGCTAATCAAGACCAAAGTGAAAATGTAAAGGTTGAAGAGGGTACAAAATCTGTTAGCATATTCTTACCTTCAATGACAGACGATAATGGCGAATTGGTTTATGTTTTACAAAAAGCTCAAGAAGTAACAGGCATAGAAATAATAGCGCATTCAGGTAATACGGCAGAATACTCAAAATTAGATACATCAATTGCAGCTGGTGACATTCCAGACGCAATTGCATTGACAAACGCATTTGCAATGGAAACGTATATTGAGACTGGGATGTTAGTAGACTTAACAGATTTAATTAATGAACATGCACCAAATATCAAAGCTTACTTTGATGCAAACCCAGAAGCAAAAACCCAAGCAACTTGGAAAGATGGAAAAATTTATAATATACCTTCCTATAATGTTGATGAATCTTCAACTAGTGATGTTTTCTTAATTAGAGAAGATTGGATGAAAGAGTATAGAGAGGCAAATAATAAGCAAGACGGATGGATGCCTATAACATTAGAAGAATTAGAAGAGGTTTTTGCTTATTGGAAGTCAGTAGATCCAAATCGAGTTTGTTTCTTTGATCGACGAGACTTAGATTCAAAAAGTCATATTGCAGGACCTAATATTCTAGGTTTAGTAGGAGCGCACTATTTATTTTATTATGATTCTAATGGAGATGTTCAGTTTGGAGCATTTCAGGAAGAATTTAAAGATGGGTTAACTCTATTACGTAGATGGGTAGAGGCTGGTTACATAGATCCTGATTTACCAGGTGGTACAAAGAGTGATTTAAAAAATAAGAGAGAACAATTATGGTCTGCTGAAGGTAGCTTAGGTGGAATGACTTATACATCAAGTGAATCCGTGTTAAACTATGGTTATTCTATGGATGATGCTGGAAATAAAGTGTATTATGTAGATGGCTTTGAGTTAACTGCATGGGAACCAGCTGCAGGTTGGGTATGGTCAACAAATGATGAACCTTTTGCAAAAAGAGGGTTAGCTATTACAAGTACTGCACAAGATCCTGTTACAGCCATCAAGTTTTTAGATTTTTGGTTCACTGAAGAGGGAATTGAACTTAAGAACTTTGGGGTTGAGGGTGAGACCTATGAAATCATTGATGGGGATAAAAAACTTAAGGAAGAGTTTTCTACACCAGAAGTTTTCACACCAATGTTTATACGTACCTCAGAATTTGGACTAACTGGAGATACAATTATAAGTGGAGGAGAAGTTGATCCTGCATTAGCAGCAGTTAGAGAAATCAATAATCCTTATACGAGAGTATTAAATGACACTAATTGGTTTAGAACAGGTATCAATACTTTAGATACCCATGAGTTAGCAGAATATACAGAGCTTATGTCTCAGATAAGATTAGAAATTGATACCCTTATAATAGGAATCTTAACAGGTAAAAGTACCATTGAGAAAGATTATGATGCGTTTGTAGAAAGAATTTACGCACTTGGATATGAAAATGTAGAAGAACTGGCAATTAAAGCGTGGGAGGCATATAAAGAATCCTATGGTTTAGAGCCAAAGGATTTTGATATACATACACCACCAACCCGTTAA
- a CDS encoding carbohydrate ABC transporter permease codes for MKKSNKKAMSKDERALNILNIIILSVFSIIFLYPIIYVLSNSLSSPYMIAQDQIWLFPKEITFASFEQLFSTPVFNSAIKNSLMYTFLGTLFGMSLTIPAAYFLSRKPKAYMFWLWFFIINMWLKAGVIPTYLNYVDLGLINSRWAPIIGMNVDVFNIIILKSFFDSIPKELEEAATIDGANSWKILTKIHLPLSVSALLTVAIFYLVEGWNSYFWPMVVIDDTSKQPLQVLLKKWVVDLEVDGAFEVVITENTAVSQDSFIYATIVVAMIPMMILYPFVQKYFQKGVMVGSVKG; via the coding sequence ATGAAGAAGAGTAACAAGAAAGCTATGAGTAAGGATGAAAGAGCTTTAAATATTTTAAACATAATAATATTGAGTGTTTTTTCGATCATATTTTTATATCCAATAATTTATGTATTAAGCAACTCTCTAAGTAGTCCATATATGATTGCACAAGATCAGATCTGGTTATTCCCAAAAGAAATAACCTTTGCTTCATTTGAACAGTTATTTAGTACACCGGTGTTTAATAGTGCCATAAAAAACTCATTAATGTATACATTTCTAGGTACATTATTTGGGATGTCCCTAACTATACCTGCTGCTTATTTCTTATCTAGAAAGCCAAAAGCTTATATGTTCTGGTTATGGTTTTTTATTATAAATATGTGGTTAAAGGCTGGGGTAATACCTACGTATCTAAATTATGTTGATTTAGGACTTATAAATTCTAGATGGGCTCCTATTATAGGAATGAATGTAGACGTATTTAATATCATTATTCTAAAGTCATTTTTTGACTCAATCCCAAAAGAATTGGAAGAAGCTGCTACCATTGATGGGGCTAACTCATGGAAAATATTAACCAAAATTCATCTTCCACTATCTGTATCGGCATTATTAACGGTCGCAATTTTTTACTTAGTTGAAGGATGGAATTCTTATTTTTGGCCTATGGTAGTTATTGATGATACAAGTAAGCAACCTTTACAAGTATTATTAAAAAAATGGGTTGTTGACTTAGAGGTAGATGGGGCTTTTGAAGTTGTTATAACAGAAAATACTGCTGTATCACAAGATTCATTCATATATGCAACTATTGTTGTTGCTATGATACCTATGATGATACTATATCCATTTGTGCAAAAATATTTTCAGAAGGGGGTAATGGTTGGCTCTGTGAAGGGGTAA
- a CDS encoding ABC transporter permease produces the protein MTRQAYRQTLDNITRDHNREIVELYNLECLKSNFSDEKLQSNNVKLFFASIGFVFVWLTIPSQFFTVAITLLILCICVLNLFQTVKAYFARKRNHLPLDRTFNMKGLIYTSVVVISFITSLIFLFFYLGDMSELNLWVISTSLIIVSSYFLWQLTKHIFIANSENMRVKADTFKKDRRLEKNKWRKRSKSSFKNWCINHLADWKKELSKDWVLYLMFVPVFIWMILFLYKPKLGLVIAFQDYHPFLGIAKSTWVGFDHFLKFITHAKFKEVMINTLVLNFYGIVFIFPTSIIFALMLNELRNLKSKKFFQTVSFIPYFISTVVVVGIFVNFFRYQGIINNITTWLGMERTYFLLDPLWSMAVYFAVGLYQNTGYSALIYIAALSGIDPNLYEAASIDGASKLQKIWNVTIPAITPTIIIMLILRIGRILNVGHERLYLLRNTQNAESLEVLSTFVLSLTIDSPVPQYSYATAVGLFNTVVSIIMVTMANKIAKKTGNSLW, from the coding sequence GTGACAAGACAAGCATATAGACAAACCTTAGATAATATTACAAGAGATCATAATAGAGAAATAGTTGAATTATATAACTTGGAGTGTTTAAAATCCAATTTCTCTGATGAGAAGCTGCAAAGCAATAACGTCAAGCTTTTTTTTGCTAGTATTGGGTTTGTATTTGTATGGCTAACGATACCGAGTCAATTTTTTACCGTTGCCATAACTCTGTTAATATTATGTATTTGCGTATTGAACTTATTTCAAACAGTAAAAGCGTATTTTGCTCGCAAAAGAAATCATCTACCCCTTGATAGGACATTTAATATGAAAGGATTAATATATACTTCTGTAGTAGTTATTTCATTTATTACGAGTTTAATTTTTCTCTTCTTTTATTTGGGGGATATGAGTGAGTTGAATCTATGGGTCATATCGACTTCGTTAATAATAGTATCTTCGTATTTTCTATGGCAATTAACCAAACATATATTTATTGCAAACTCTGAAAATATGCGAGTAAAGGCTGATACATTCAAAAAAGACAGACGATTGGAAAAGAATAAATGGCGAAAACGTAGTAAATCGTCATTTAAAAACTGGTGTATAAACCATCTAGCGGATTGGAAGAAAGAGTTATCAAAAGACTGGGTTTTATACTTGATGTTTGTACCGGTTTTTATTTGGATGATATTGTTCTTATATAAGCCTAAATTAGGACTTGTAATCGCCTTTCAAGATTATCATCCATTTTTGGGCATAGCCAAAAGTACTTGGGTGGGTTTTGATCATTTTTTGAAGTTTATAACACATGCTAAGTTCAAAGAAGTTATGATTAATACTTTGGTACTTAATTTCTATGGTATTGTATTCATATTTCCAACTTCTATTATCTTTGCTCTAATGTTAAATGAATTAAGAAACCTAAAGTCAAAGAAATTTTTTCAAACAGTTTCATTTATTCCTTATTTTATTTCTACAGTTGTAGTTGTAGGGATATTTGTTAATTTCTTTCGTTATCAAGGGATAATAAATAATATTACTACTTGGTTAGGTATGGAACGAACTTATTTTTTACTTGATCCATTATGGTCTATGGCAGTGTATTTTGCCGTAGGATTATACCAAAACACAGGGTATTCTGCACTTATTTACATTGCAGCTTTATCAGGAATAGATCCTAATTTATATGAAGCAGCAAGCATTGATGGAGCCAGTAAACTACAGAAGATTTGGAATGTAACTATACCAGCTATTACTCCAACAATTATAATAATGCTAATTCTTAGAATTGGTCGAATTTTAAATGTAGGTCATGAAAGATTATACTTACTAAGAAATACTCAAAATGCAGAATCTTTAGAGGTTTTATCTACTTTTGTATTATCATTAACTATTGATTCACCTGTTCCTCAATACAGTTATGCAACGGCTGTAGGCTTATTTAATACTGTTGTATCGATTATAATGGTAACCATGGCAAATAAAATAGCTAAGAAAACAGGTAATAGTTTGTGGTAG
- a CDS encoding oligogalacturonate lyase family protein produces MGVGDSYTSEVKVFLDEEYGYTLIRPLDTGLNRTLYFTSNPFLDDGEHLIISSNINECDNLYKLNFITGEYIQLTDEPNIHTTLSYLDRCTNILYCRTDKKIFSVNIDTLEYKVILKLDDISKEIEGLGPSIAITCDGKYVLAEHEYIHKFRNNDGELIKEKMWRILKIDIETLKQSDVLYANYKVDHIQCSPTDPEYLTYCAWGYWPTHHRVWGTNIYGTKGGPLGEEKPNEHRTHEYFTNDGSQIAYHGKFFVMESNKFKKIRDTYGIMSADGTNDREWICPKGYAPGHSTRTPNGDKVIADGRNKISILEFNDEHMTCTPRPIYTHNSSMTCNEVHPHPSISKDGRYICFVTDQGKGKEYANVYIIDLESK; encoded by the coding sequence ATGGGGGTTGGTGATAGTTATACATCCGAGGTAAAAGTTTTTCTGGATGAGGAATATGGATATACTTTAATTCGTCCCTTAGATACAGGGTTGAATAGGACATTGTATTTTACTAGTAACCCGTTTTTGGATGATGGAGAACATCTCATTATAAGTAGTAATATAAATGAATGTGATAATCTGTATAAGCTGAACTTTATCACAGGCGAGTATATTCAATTAACAGATGAACCCAATATACACACAACATTAAGTTATCTAGATAGGTGTACCAATATTCTATATTGCCGAACAGATAAGAAAATTTTTAGCGTAAATATTGATACTTTAGAGTATAAAGTCATTTTAAAACTTGATGACATTAGTAAAGAGATTGAAGGGTTAGGTCCTAGTATTGCAATTACATGTGATGGAAAGTATGTTCTTGCGGAGCATGAATACATACATAAATTTAGAAATAATGATGGTGAATTAATAAAGGAAAAAATGTGGAGAATTCTTAAAATAGACATCGAGACATTAAAGCAAAGTGATGTGTTATATGCAAATTATAAGGTTGATCATATCCAATGTAGTCCAACTGATCCAGAGTACTTAACTTATTGTGCATGGGGGTATTGGCCAACCCATCATAGAGTTTGGGGAACCAATATTTATGGAACGAAGGGTGGGCCGTTAGGAGAAGAAAAACCTAATGAACATCGTACACATGAATATTTTACCAATGATGGAAGTCAAATTGCCTATCATGGTAAGTTCTTTGTTATGGAAAGTAATAAATTTAAGAAAATTCGAGATACATATGGAATTATGAGTGCTGACGGTACGAATGATAGAGAATGGATTTGTCCAAAAGGGTATGCACCTGGTCATAGTACTAGAACCCCTAATGGAGATAAGGTTATCGCAGATGGGAGGAATAAGATTAGTATATTGGAGTTTAATGACGAGCATATGACTTGTACACCTCGACCTATTTATACACATAACTCTTCTATGACATGCAATGAAGTACATCCGCATCCATCCATCAGCAAAGATGGTCGATATATATGCTTTGTTACTGATCAAGGAAAAGGTAAGGAATATGCTAATGTATATATTATTGATTTAGAGAGTAAATAA
- a CDS encoding 6-phosphogluconolactonase produces the protein MTQFKVDKLNVEVYNNRLQMGTKVAEDLILTLNQVIEMKGEARVIFAAAVSQLDVLKVLKETDKVDWSKVVAFHMDEYHTLPITAQQRFGNFLNKHIFNALSFKEVNLLCDDERIPLEQQITNYEIKIKEKEIDVVICGIGENGHLAFNDPPVADFNDKAVLKVVELDHVCKMQQVHDGAFNEIEEVPSHALTLTIPFLMNVGKVFCVVPGAQKASAVYRTLNDSIDESCPSTILRRFDNSTLYLDKSSFGGGK, from the coding sequence ATGACACAGTTTAAAGTAGACAAATTGAATGTTGAAGTATATAATAATCGACTTCAGATGGGAACTAAAGTAGCAGAGGATCTAATTCTCACATTGAACCAAGTTATTGAAATGAAGGGTGAGGCAAGGGTAATATTTGCAGCTGCAGTGAGTCAATTAGATGTATTAAAGGTATTAAAAGAAACGGATAAAGTAGATTGGAGTAAGGTAGTTGCTTTTCATATGGATGAGTATCATACATTGCCTATCACTGCTCAACAAAGATTTGGTAATTTTCTGAATAAACATATATTTAATGCTTTAAGTTTTAAAGAAGTTAATCTTCTTTGTGATGATGAAAGAATACCTTTGGAACAACAAATAACAAACTATGAAATTAAAATAAAAGAAAAAGAAATAGATGTGGTTATCTGTGGAATTGGTGAAAATGGTCATCTAGCTTTTAATGATCCCCCAGTTGCAGATTTTAATGATAAGGCTGTATTAAAAGTGGTTGAGTTAGATCACGTCTGTAAGATGCAACAAGTTCATGATGGGGCATTTAATGAAATTGAAGAAGTTCCCAGCCATGCACTTACATTAACAATACCATTCTTAATGAATGTGGGGAAAGTTTTTTGCGTTGTGCCAGGAGCTCAAAAGGCATCAGCAGTTTATCGAACGCTTAATGATTCTATAGATGAATCTTGCCCATCTACAATTTTACGAAGGTTCGATAATAGTACACTCTATTTGGATAAAAGTTCATTTGGAGGTGGCAAATAA
- a CDS encoding ADP-ribosylglycohydrolase family protein, which yields MDKLKGLLYGSFLGDAMALGPHWIYDTDLIRSEFGNIAGITTPPCNSYHVGKLKGDFTHYGDQALMLLKSIKDMDGYNQMVFKKEWLEYMKNYKGYKDHATKASIELLTNSDCGSDSDELGGFARLAPIIYKYHNDKDLLQFVKSNLRMTHNNEELVEKSLFIVKLIQRILDGKNPLEGIRLLYGECSSDIKNTIDVVEKHIKDDPVEYIRSVGQSCSSRFAFKAVLYLVLKYKDDYHQAILKNLYAGGDSAARGMVLGMILGAHMGYDQLPQTWMSDMNDISEINSLS from the coding sequence ATGGATAAATTAAAAGGTTTACTTTACGGATCATTTCTTGGTGACGCCATGGCATTAGGACCTCATTGGATTTATGATACAGATCTCATTAGAAGTGAATTTGGAAACATAGCTGGCATAACAACTCCGCCTTGTAACAGCTATCATGTTGGTAAACTAAAAGGTGACTTCACTCATTATGGTGATCAAGCGCTCATGCTTTTAAAGTCTATCAAAGACATGGATGGTTATAATCAAATGGTATTTAAAAAAGAATGGCTTGAATATATGAAGAACTACAAAGGGTATAAAGATCACGCAACCAAAGCAAGCATCGAATTATTAACAAATTCTGATTGTGGGTCAGACTCTGATGAATTAGGAGGATTTGCACGTTTAGCACCTATCATTTACAAATATCATAATGATAAAGATTTACTTCAATTTGTTAAGTCAAATCTTAGGATGACTCATAACAATGAAGAGTTGGTTGAGAAATCACTATTTATAGTCAAACTCATACAACGTATACTAGATGGTAAAAATCCTTTGGAAGGAATTAGATTGCTATATGGTGAATGCAGTTCTGATATTAAGAACACTATTGATGTAGTTGAGAAACATATTAAGGATGATCCAGTTGAATACATTAGGTCAGTTGGACAAAGCTGTAGTAGTCGTTTCGCTTTCAAAGCTGTTTTATATCTAGTGCTCAAATATAAAGATGATTACCACCAAGCCATTCTCAAAAATCTTTATGCTGGTGGTGATTCAGCTGCAAGAGGAATGGTACTAGGCATGATTTTAGGTGCTCACATGGGATACGACCAACTGCCACAAACTTGGATGAGCGATATGAATGATATTAGTGAGATAAATAGCTTATCATAA
- the pulA gene encoding type I pullulanase gives MKKVLSICLAFILLISAFSVPITINVNAAESTLIVHYQRDDRDYDDWNLWIWPTGGEGEVFEFQYEDDFGKVAVVNHQMTAEQFGFIVRTDDWDKDVSEDRFVDIKNEVAEIWIYSGKEDVLYEAPEGYSFFYASSATVSADESPEVNTEDSTNLRVHYRRYDNNYEGWNLWLWPEGGEGSAYQFNDEDEFGKIAEVEVPNTKGVSGIGVIVRMNEWEAKDIDEDRYMEISKVGDDGILDLYILQGDSTLYYDQEDIDLSPRFLGASLTQLDKVDIEVSVPFKLVDSKESFSIVSDDGKNIPIKHVTCSVPEEFVTTATVITEEPLELGKNYKIAKGGYEEMSISFASLYSSEEFEEAFFYGENDLGAFYSKESTTFRLWAPTASSARVLLYKDGDQGEVYRGIDMTKDINGTWVAKGDGDLSGTFYTYEVEVQDKINEGVDPYAKAVGVNGKRGMVIDLSLTDPDGWEQDTKPVMNNFTDAIIYELHIRDLSMDEDSGIENKGKFLGLKEAGTTNAEGLSTGLDHIKDLGVTHVHLLPSFDYRSIDEAKLDDNNFNWGYDPENYNVPEGSYSTDPYSGTTRIKEYKEMVKTLHENDLRVVMDVVYNHTGATADSNLNKLVPDYYYRLVNGKFSNGSGCGNETASDRAMVRKMIVDSVVYWATEYHVDGFRFDLMGLHDIETMNAIREALDKVDPTIIIYGEGWTGGATPLLEGESALKKNINQVHGVAAFNDDMRDGIKGHVFSKDEPGFANGLDGMEESVKFGIVAATQHDQIRYSNVNYSNSPWALEPSQSINYVSAHDNLTLWDKLAETNPNDSEEERIKMDKLSNAIVLTSQGIPFIHAGSEMLRTKDGDENSYKSPDAINQLDWSRKTEYMDVYNYYKGLIEFRKAHPALRMTSTEDINNNLVFFGMGEDYADLRLPDKNMVGYLITNHANGDKAGTILTLFNANPESKEVTIPDGGWHVYINGESAGTEVLETISGNKATVEGRSALVLTAEEVLYTIDKSQEKIEVSVEADSKIEQPEVEDTNISSKVGRILTVILLIVVVGLGIFTGYKRFKK, from the coding sequence ATGAAAAAAGTTCTGTCAATTTGCCTAGCATTTATACTTTTGATAAGTGCATTTTCTGTACCAATCACTATCAATGTTAATGCAGCAGAATCAACGTTAATTGTTCACTATCAAAGAGATGATAGGGACTACGATGATTGGAATTTATGGATATGGCCTACCGGTGGAGAAGGTGAAGTTTTTGAGTTTCAGTATGAAGATGATTTTGGTAAAGTAGCAGTCGTTAATCACCAGATGACAGCTGAACAGTTTGGTTTCATTGTTCGTACTGATGATTGGGATAAAGATGTCTCAGAAGACCGATTTGTGGATATAAAAAATGAAGTCGCTGAGATTTGGATTTATAGTGGAAAAGAAGATGTTTTATACGAGGCTCCAGAAGGATACTCATTTTTTTATGCATCGAGTGCAACCGTTTCCGCTGATGAAAGTCCAGAAGTGAATACAGAAGATTCCACTAATTTAAGAGTGCATTATCGTCGTTATGATAATAACTATGAAGGTTGGAATCTATGGCTATGGCCAGAAGGTGGGGAAGGTTCAGCATACCAGTTTAATGATGAAGATGAATTTGGAAAAATAGCTGAAGTCGAGGTGCCAAATACCAAGGGGGTATCAGGAATTGGCGTTATTGTTCGTATGAATGAATGGGAAGCTAAAGATATAGATGAAGACAGGTACATGGAGATATCAAAGGTTGGAGATGATGGTATCCTAGACCTCTATATTCTTCAAGGTGATTCAACTTTGTATTATGACCAAGAGGATATTGATTTATCTCCTCGCTTCTTAGGTGCTTCATTAACTCAGCTGGATAAAGTGGATATTGAAGTGTCAGTACCTTTTAAGTTAGTTGATAGTAAAGAAAGTTTTAGTATTGTTTCTGATGATGGAAAGAATATACCTATCAAACATGTGACATGCAGCGTTCCAGAAGAATTTGTAACTACTGCAACGGTTATTACTGAGGAACCTCTTGAGCTTGGTAAAAACTATAAAATAGCTAAAGGGGGTTATGAGGAAATGAGCATTTCATTTGCAAGTTTATATAGCAGTGAGGAATTTGAAGAAGCATTTTTCTATGGTGAGAATGATTTAGGTGCTTTCTATTCAAAAGAATCCACAACATTTAGATTATGGGCACCAACTGCAAGTTCTGCAAGAGTTCTATTATACAAAGATGGGGATCAAGGAGAAGTATATAGAGGGATTGATATGACAAAAGACATCAATGGAACTTGGGTTGCAAAAGGAGATGGTGATTTAAGCGGAACATTCTATACCTATGAAGTAGAAGTACAAGATAAGATTAATGAAGGTGTAGATCCCTATGCTAAGGCAGTTGGAGTTAATGGTAAAAGAGGAATGGTTATTGACTTATCATTAACGGACCCAGATGGTTGGGAACAAGATACAAAACCGGTTATGAATAATTTCACGGATGCAATCATCTATGAGTTACATATTCGAGATCTTTCCATGGATGAAGACTCAGGTATTGAAAATAAAGGAAAATTCTTAGGATTAAAAGAAGCAGGAACAACTAATGCGGAAGGTTTATCAACAGGGTTAGATCACATCAAAGATCTAGGAGTGACTCATGTACACCTCTTACCTTCATTTGATTATAGAAGTATTGATGAAGCAAAGTTAGATGATAATAATTTCAACTGGGGCTATGATCCTGAAAACTATAATGTACCTGAGGGGTCATATTCCACGGATCCATACTCTGGTACAACTAGAATTAAAGAATATAAAGAAATGGTCAAAACTTTACATGAAAATGATTTACGCGTGGTCATGGATGTTGTTTATAACCATACTGGAGCAACAGCAGATTCTAACTTAAATAAGTTAGTGCCAGATTACTATTACCGTTTAGTTAATGGTAAATTCTCAAATGGTTCAGGTTGTGGTAATGAAACAGCATCTGATCGTGCAATGGTACGAAAAATGATCGTTGATTCAGTGGTGTATTGGGCAACAGAATATCATGTTGATGGTTTTAGATTTGACTTAATGGGTTTACATGATATTGAGACAATGAATGCGATTAGAGAGGCACTTGACAAGGTTGATCCAACTATTATCATCTATGGAGAAGGCTGGACTGGTGGTGCAACTCCTTTATTAGAGGGTGAAAGTGCACTTAAAAAGAATATTAACCAAGTACATGGTGTTGCTGCATTCAATGATGATATGAGAGATGGTATAAAAGGTCATGTTTTCTCAAAAGATGAACCAGGGTTTGCAAATGGTCTAGATGGTATGGAAGAAAGCGTAAAGTTCGGTATCGTAGCTGCCACACAACATGACCAAATTCGATACAGTAATGTCAATTATTCTAATAGCCCATGGGCGTTAGAACCATCTCAATCCATTAATTACGTGTCAGCCCATGATAATCTTACTTTATGGGATAAACTAGCTGAAACTAATCCCAATGACAGTGAAGAAGAAAGAATTAAAATGGATAAATTAAGTAATGCAATCGTTTTAACATCACAAGGGATACCTTTTATACATGCTGGATCTGAGATGCTGAGAACAAAAGATGGGGATGAAAACAGTTATAAATCACCAGATGCGATTAATCAGTTAGACTGGAGTCGTAAAACAGAGTATATGGATGTTTATAATTATTATAAAGGGTTAATAGAATTTAGAAAAGCCCATCCTGCTTTAAGAATGACTTCAACTGAAGATATCAATAATAATCTTGTATTCTTTGGAATGGGAGAGGACTACGCTGATCTTCGGTTACCGGATAAAAACATGGTAGGCTACCTCATTACCAATCATGCTAATGGAGATAAAGCAGGTACGATTCTTACACTATTTAACGCCAATCCTGAATCAAAGGAAGTTACTATACCTGATGGAGGTTGGCACGTATATATTAACGGAGAAAGTGCAGGGACCGAAGTTCTGGAAACAATTTCTGGTAATAAGGCTACTGTTGAGGGGAGGAGTGCGCTTGTCTTAACTGCTGAGGAAGTCCTATATACAATAGATAAGTCTCAAGAGAAGATAGAGGTCTCGGTAGAAGCTGATTCCAAAATAGAACAGCCAGAAGTAGAAGACACAAATATCAGCTCTAAAGTAGGAAGAATTCTTACAGTAATCTTACTTATTGTAGTTGTTGGATTAGGAATATTTACTGGATACAAGCGATTTAAAAAATAA